From Zea mays cultivar B73 chromosome 3, Zm-B73-REFERENCE-NAM-5.0, whole genome shotgun sequence:
AGTCAAATCATACTAACAAAAACATGTGATATTAAAACCGACGAAAAttaacatgtgatattaaactaacaaATTGTAATCGTATTACAgttactcccgtcggccataaaaaccgacgaaaataaacaataatcacactctaatcaagccacacatgtgatattaaactaactctaatcacactctaatcacatgttatattaaactaactctaatcacatgaaagctaactcccgtcggccataaaaaaccaaCGAAAATAATCACATGTATTTATATATAGGTAGAATTATACCACGACGAGCCTACGTCGGTACACGGGCGGACGATAGACGAGCGGACGGTGGACGACGGTACACGGGCGGACGATAAACGACGGCAGGTTGGAGACGGCGACGCTCGGGGGCTAGAGGCGGCgttcgggcgggcggcggcgctccaggatgagcagggggcggcggcggcccacGGGCGTTGGTGGCCTCGGGGACGGTGCTCCGGCCTCGGGTGGCGGGCCTAGGTGTGGCGCGGTGGCGCGGTggctcgggcgggcggcggcggctcgGACGGCGGCGGTTTGAGTGGAGAGAGGAGGAAGAAATGAGTCGCGCGCGACCGCGACTTGGCTCTAAAacccttaattcccgtcggctttgTCCCGCGGCCAACGGGAATTACTTAACCCCGTCGGCTTTGTGACGTGGCCGACGGGATTAAATTAATCCTCGTCGTCCTATGACTGGGCCGACAGGAATTAAATTAATTCCCGTCAGCTAGTAGACGGGAATTAATCTGGCCGATGGGAATCAATGGGATTCCTGTAgtgcgagtaattgttagtagatgaaAAATTGATAGCAGATGAAAAGTAGGTATAGGAAATGATATGttatggttgtagtgggctaTAGGAAAAAATATAAAGGAAACCGCTGCCAGAGATGAAATGTTGTTGATGTGAcgcaaaaaagtgatataggggaaaAATTAGAGGAAACCGTTGTGGATAGCCTTAGGGTGGCAACTGGCAATGATTCATCTACTCTTGTAGGCAAAAATTAAATATCAGTTCTTCCATACAAACAATTGGGACATCGAAGAAGATTGGAATGACTCAAATTCTTTTACTATTTAATTTTAAATAGCGATGGGATTTTAGTCTCCCTAATTCCCTGCTGTATCCTTCCTTCAAACCAGCCCTTATAGGCATACTACATTCGTCCTAAAATTTAAATGTATATTTTATTATCTGAAAAGTTTTTAGGTTCGATCAATTATGTAAAAATAATATTagtactaggtatgtgcccgtacATTGCAACGGGAGTACGCTGAGATGAGCATCGACACATAACTTTTTTCTCAAGGGACAAAAAAACAAATTTCAATAAATGCACTAACAGCAGGTGAGGTCTCCAACTTTGTTTACATGTGAATATCTATGTCATCCCCATCATTTTCCATTTCTTATGTACAAATATACCTTACGAGAAAATACAAAAGATAAATAACAAAAGTGGATAGTTTACTGATTGATCAAATAAACAGATAACAAGAACTTTTCACCCCAAGAAATCAACCCAGACGATAATTTGTACGAGCAGATAAAGACATGTATATAGTTTTCATAACACCATTGAGTTGAATAGTCTATTTTTTTCCAAGAATTAGACACCTGCAAGAATAAAAAGTTAGCATTGACCATATGGTCTGTCTATCTGTGTACTTAGAAGGTTTTAATAAGTTTACCATAATAGTTTTTTCTGAATGTTACAGATGTTTAATCCACCGAAGCTACATTAGCATTTTTTCATTAGAACTTCTATGTATTTCTTGTTAAATCCTAGGTAAAAACCAACTTCATTAACACAAGATTTGCAACTTTATTAATAGAGCATCCAGAACTCACACCTCATTCTACAGTTGTACAGTTAATGTTCTTGCAATTTGGTGATGGTTCTGTTTGTTCAATATTCAATGCCATTTCAGCGGTAGTTTACAATTTTGCCTTAGCTGCAAAAACAAATGGCAAACATAAGCATCCCAAAGAGGTGCAAGTGCATGAGCTAAACTGGCAATTAGTTTTCAGAAGAAGCTGGTTCAAATTGATGCAGTAGACCAGTAGAAAAATGTTGATGCAGTAAACTGTTGGCAATAGTTCTGTCCTGCTACTACTTCCTCTCTCTCAACCAGTTCTCTGCTTTAGAACACTCATTGATGACTTGTGTGCAACAGAACAAATTAGAAACTACAAGTAAGATTTACCTCTTCTACTACACATGCTTGGCAATAAATCACAGGGCATGACAACCATAACAGGGAACAAATCAATCATGTCCACCCCTGCCCATGAGCATGGCTCGGCTACTCTAATGCTACTGAAACTAAAGAATTAATAAATGTCACTCTTGACCTACCTTCTGTTTCTCAAATATGTCGATATGGCCAAACTTTTGGTCATTGGACAAAGCAGCCTCCCTGAAACTGTTGATGCAGTAGACCAGTTGATCTACAGAGGAACCCCTTTCAGTCGACTCCTCGTACCGTGCTTCAACTAGGTCACCAATCTGCAATTGGAGAAAACTTGTGTCATCTAACGTATATTTATGCAATTTATAGACTTTTGTTGTGTTCAAGTGAATGAAGAGAAAAACAAAAGTTGTAATTGCTCTGAATGATATGAATGATGGTGAAGATTAATTTGTGTATTGTAATATCTTAACACTTAGGCAATATGCCACTTTATTATGTATTTGTGGAAACTACAAAATATTTGTGGGACCACAAGATCTCATCAGCCATATTGCCGTCTCCCGAGATGACACGACTCCTTCACCGAATGGTCGAAGGACACCTACAAGTTCGTCGAGCCTTTCCTACTCCAGGAGCTTTGCGCAGTAGCTCTTTTGATGGGCAGCACCGCGTATGGCTCAAAATAGCGTAGTAGCTCTTTTGATAAGAAGTTTAATAAATGGCATGCTTATTAGTATCcaaatacaaaattacatttcagCAAGTGcctagaaaaggatgaaatatgaCATTTTCTATTTAGTAGAATATTTAGCAGGTGCACGATGTGTCTATTTTCTGGTGAAACAAATCTAAAAAGGTACTATCATCGCAAATTTGTTGATTTGCAATCAGATTGTAGTACATGTAATTATGCAGGAAGAATTCTCTTTCCTCCAACAATGAAAGAAAGTTGAATTGCAAACATGAAACTATGATAGACTGAACCTGCTTTACAACACTCGTTCTCCTATCCCAAAGCTAAGTTATTAGAGGTGTCACGAGTTGTTCTAGGAGCATGGGGAAGGCTGAATAGTTCGCAGCACCTGGCACAAAGATGAATTAGAAAAGGCCCTCAAAAGACAACATAAAAAAGAAGCATTCATGACATTGAGTATTCGATGAATAAGATGTCATAACGCCGCAACACACTTTCTACCATCCACTAGCTACAAATAGTGAGTCCAGCCACATGCCTGCGAGGATCAGACCTTCAGTAAGACCTCCATCATAACTGGGATTATTCTGTTTAGCCCGATTCTCCATTACGATGATGACAAAGCCAGATGCTAGGAAGTTTGCATGTGCCAAGAAGGAGACCATCCATCTCGGTCTCACCGAGTCGGACCATATTTGCATGCGGGGGACGAGAGAGAGCACCGAAGGGGAGCGAGGACTTACTGGTGGCACCGGTGATGAGGACGATAACGGGGCGGCAGCCCTCTTGAACCCAGATGGATGGCGTTCCTGCGGGTGCCTCGGGCGGGTGCCAGTGCGTCGGGACAGGGCCGGGCGAGAGAAGTGGGAGGACGCCCGCGACTGCGATGCCGTGGAGGGGGAGGGGCGATGCTTGCGCGAGCCCGCGGCTATGATGGGGGGCGAGGGATGCATCTTAGGAGGCGAGAGAAGCTGCGATGTCGGGGAAGGGGCAGGTTTGGCGGCGAAAAAAAGGCGAACGGATTGCGGCGGGCGGGCGGTTCGCGGAGCTGGAGGAGTGGCGGGCGATTCGTGGGAGATTGAGGAGCGGCTCCACAGGCGGGGTGCGGGTGGAGGCGGGTTCCGTGTCGGGGGAGGCGCGAGATTCGTGGTGCTTGAGGCGCGGACGGGCGTGCGGGTGGGATTCGCCACGGGGGAGGCGCGGGATTCGCGGAGCTTGAGGAGCGAGCGCCTGTACGCGGAGCTTGAGGCGCGGCGGGGGATTCGTGGAGCTTGAGGAGTGGCGGGCGATGGCTGGTTTCGCGAGGGTGTGCGGGTGATGGCTGGTTTCGCGGCGGGGGAGACGGAGCGGCGGGTGGGATTCgcaggcgggggcagtctacactgccgccttaatagttagtacagaTATAGATTTGTATCTACAAGTAAATAAATGTACCAGCTTGTTGTTTGGTAGGGCTTGACAGGCTACTTTGGGGTGATTGGCATGTACCAGCTCCGGCTCTAGCCCAGCTATGCTGAACCTGAGCTGCTTTTGGACACCAAGAGCTTTCCTGTTCTCTACAAGAATGGGCTTATTTTGTTTCCAAGGGCTCCGAATGGCATGATGAAATATCTGTTGGGCTGCAATGCATTTTACCCCCACAAAAGCGATAAAGTGGCCAATGTCGTTCACTTGTGCACAGTGTGCACTTTGTCCTTGCCTCCTTGTCCTTGGTATCCTTttgcaaaaaagagaaaaaaaggaaaaaacacgCCTTCATTATCTTGAACCTTACTTGGCCTTTTTGGGCGTGATGAGGTCAAATAGACATTTCTGTTGGGCGGCTCACCATCGAATTTATAACGACTGCTGTATAAGTAGACCAGAGAGCGCGACCGTTGGCTACAAAGATCTTTGCCGTCTATTTTGCAGTCGATATATATAATAGTTAGCCTTTCATAATTAATATATAGTTTGCTTATCTCTCTCATAAAATTTCTTAGTTATATATAAACTGGCTGTTAGTTTACAACGCGATTCTACTCTCTCCCATTTGCTGGGCTTTATAGAAAGCTAGAAAAACAAGATGTGTTTCGAAAATGTTCTGATTAAATCTCCAGTGGAGGTTGTCTGTCACGCTTGTCTTCTGATATCTTTTTGGGTAGGTTTAAGCAAGAAAGAGCTGCAGGATTTGTTACAAGGAGCTAAGCTGTTGCTGAGGGCTGTTCGTTAACGCCAGGGCCGAGGACCCCCAGATGTTGAACTGTGATGTGAAGTCGAGGAGAAGACTCCCGTGGATCGGAGGATCCTGAGTGGATTCTCTATCAAAAATGCTGTTTATTTTGTGTGTGGATGGGTGTAATAATCTGCTGATCATCGCCATTTGATGACTTCTTTGTTAAGTAGCGTGGCTGGTGTGTGCTGTCACTATGTGAGCAACATTCTGGCGTTCGTCGTTTAAGTACTTTGGTAGTAGTTGGGTTCGGACTGATGCTGGCTTTGCTGGTTTGTGTTGGTCCTGAATAATGTCTTAGCCCCAGCGCTGTCTTCCTTTCTGTTTCCCCTCTGTTCTCTCAGTGTGCCTGCTGAACTCTTCTGTATTTTCTGTTATATAAATAGTCGAAATGGATCTAGCTCTATCCGTTCGAAAAAAATGTAAAATTTCTGTCCTCGTTTTTTTGTTAATGTTTAATAACATTTTTTTTTCTTTCGTTGCAGGATATGTTCGCAAAGTCCATATCGATCCTTCTACGCAATTGACGTGTCGTCATAAATCACGCGCTGATATTTTGTTTAGCTCATACTTCATGTAAGTCCCTAAAGAAAATTCTGGTGAAACCTCAACTGAATTTTACTAATCTCGAGCGTGCCCAAAAAAAAATATGATTACCGGCCGGAATTGAGAACCTGGTTTGGAGCTAGCGTGAAAGTGTCTTTCTTTATTTTTTTTCATTCACTTGTCCTTGGACCTTGCATTGGTGTCCCGACACTCCATGCATCAGGCATGCAGACTtcgggggtgtttggttgctcctaacttcgggggtgtttggttgctcctaCTAAAGTTTAGCCTGGATCACATCAaacgtttgacttttaaataggagtatgaaatatagaccaaccaactggactagattcgtctcgtcttttaatcttcgattgacaaattagttttataatccgactacatttaatacccggaacggaggttcaaacatccGATAGGACAGAGGCTAAATTTTAGCGAGGTAtagccaaacaccccctaagttcaCGGACTATGCATGATCGACGATGCGGGGCAGGGGACAGGCACGCCCATGCAGCAAttaatgcatgcatgcatgcatcgcTGCCCCGGGGCCCAGCCGGCCAGCCCCAGGCCATAGTGCCATACCCACTTTATTATTTATTCAGAGGAGCCTGATCCGATCAGGATAGCACACAGTACAACTAGATTACAATTTATAACACAGTACAACTAGATTTTACAACAGGTCTGACAGAGACACGAGATCAGCAAGGGCACGCAGCTACTCCCAGCTGCTAGCTAGCTAGCAGCCTGGCTAGGAGCAGTAGGCTGATCCATCCACGTTATTTTTACTCAACGCGTGTGTCACGAGAGGGCACACGCACGAACCACGAAGCTGCTAAGCACGTTGCATACAACAATGCATGATTATTCTACTCCACTCTCGTGGGTCACGAGAGGACACACCACGAACGAAGCTAGCTAGGTAGCGGTCGCGTCAATCAGCACAGGCTGACCGATGGATCAGCGTCACAAAATAAAAGACACGTACGTAGCTCCCTGCTGCGCGCTAGAAACCAGTCCCCGCTGGCTATGGCTAGCATAGCATAGCTAGCTAGAAACGGTGGCCCCTCGCGAGCCTCGGCGTCGGCGACCACTCCCCACCATCGTCCTCGCCGTCGCCGCACCTTGGCCCCGGGTCGCCGCGGTGCGTGTCGAGGCAGCGGTAGCGGCGGGGGCCGCCCTCCTCCACCTGCTCGCAGTGCTGGCAGGTGCTGGCGCACCGCTCCACCGTGTCCGCGCAGCGGCACACCGGAGGCCAGGACCTGGTGCAGATGGGCACGTCGCAGCATTTCCACGgcctcttcttcttgtcgtcgtcgccgccgcctgCTTTCTTGTCATCTGCCATCACTGCCGTCGGCGTCGCTTGCCCACCAGCGTCGTCGTCAGCGGGTCCTGAGAAGGAAAAAAAGCATTTTTCTTAGCAGTCTCACATGCAAGCATAGGAGTACGCAGTCATGTACCAGGCAGGTATGCATATAGTACTCGTACAGTATTAAttaacatgcatgcatgcacacgAACGCACGTAATATATATGTAGCTCTTACCGCCGCTCCTCCCGTCCTCGTCGTGGCACCTGGGCCCGGGGTCGCCACGGTACCTGTCGACGCAGACGTGGCGCGAGTCCTCCGTTTCCACGCACTCCTTACAGGCGTCGGAGCAGCGCTCAACCCGATCGAAGCACGAGCAAGTTAGCGGGTACGTCTTGACGCATACGGCCAAGTCGCAGCATTCCCCCCACGGCCTCTCCTCGTCGCGAAGCTGATGCTTTGCCCTTGCCCTCGCCCTCGCCATCGCCGTGACAAGGTCTGCAGCAACGCCTGCCCGCAATATATAAACTAACTAATATAATGCCGGCACTATATATATAATAATGTAGCCAGAATCACTGACATAAGTATACCTAGCTATGCACGCTCACCTCCGACATCGCTGGACAGACGGATGGtcccgccggcgccggcgccggcggcgaGAAGCAGGGTCTCCAGCGAAACCATCATCAGTAGGATGGAAGCGGCGCCCATCGCCATGTCTGAGTGAGGAGCTGTGGACTGTGGCGCGCGTCGTCGTCAGGTCAGTGCATGCGTGCAGTGCAGTGCCCTGCCTTGGCCCTTGGAGTCTTGGCCTCTGGGGGCAGATAATAAATAGCTCGCTCGCGGACCAGCGAGGGATGGGCATGGACATGCAACCGACGACACGCGGCGTCTTTGCTACTACTTGGAGAGCAGCGAATCTGAACACGTGGCACCAGAGACACATACCCTCGACATGTAACTCTCGATTTGGGACGGTAATGCGTACGGATTTCAGAATGGATAAATAATTATGAACAATTATTTATTGGACACGGGTATATAGTAGAATTTGTTATCTATGGTACGGGTATAGATATAATAAAATATTTGTGGATAATTTTTTTAGGTATCTATACCTATTACCTAATGACTATTTGATATATGGGTCATCGGCCATCCTAATTGAATACATTATCCTAAATTCTTATTTTTCAATTTTTCATCCATGTCATGTTTGTCTTGTGCTGAAATTATTGTTTAATGCTACTAGAATGATAAAATAGGACAATATTAAATTCTCACACACAGTTCCTCCAATAGAGGAAATGAAATGATGTGCTTATTGTAAATGGCATTGCTTCTTTTCTCGTGCTACCAATAATTGTAACGTCTTTCATCGGTAAATATAACCGGCTATAAATAAAGGACTGTTGAGCTTTCAGGAAAAGCAGATTGATATGTGTCGGGAAAATGATCCTCGGGCCCTCGAGGCCCACCAGTGAGAAAGAGCGCATGGGATAAGGACCTCTAGATTACCGGCCAGCGAGGGAGTAAGGGAACTGTCTTCCCTGTAAGGGCTCACCCTCGGATAAACACCAAGGCACCGTGCCCGGGGTCGAGCGAGGATGAGCTAGAAAGGAGGGTGGTGAACCGAAGGGAAGCTAACTGAGTGGATTCCTCGTCTAGCCCAAGACTAACCCGCCATAAGTGGCCCGCCGTACTAACTACGCCTAACACCGAGTCGCAGTAGAGGGCTGATCCgcctcccactcatgacttgtgaAGCCCGTCGACATGTAGCGCAATCATGACCTACGTGCCCCCCTCAGGTTGCGACACACTCATGACCTATCAAGACTAGACCTAAGTGCACAGGCCGTCTACAGGGCCTGCAACGCGACGAGCCACGCCGAGACCTAGGCTACGGAGGCTAGGGCTTGGCTTGGCGCGGATGTAGTAATGATGGCGCTGGGGCCCTGCACCGCCCACGTCATCTGTCATAATGAGCACGAGGAGAAAATACCAAGCAACCAAAACACATACGAACAATGTGGCCTCACCAGGGTAAAACACCTGGTTTTACCATGGTATAGTGGCTCCTTCTCAAGGAAGCCACCAATGGCTGACCCCCACCTTGTACTATAAAAGGAGGAAGTCGATCACGAGGACGAGGGATTATACTCTCAAAACCGGAGACACTCGGTGGAAGGCAATGGCACACGAGACCTAAAGACCTAGAGGTTGGAGCCAAGGATTAGTGTAGGAATCCATACCTATAGTCTTTTAGGTCCACCCCCGCATAATACTTGGGAGCTCTCCTTCCCTCTCTCGCCCGCTTATAACCCCCTACTGCGAGCATCGAGTAACAAAGGTGCCGATAACGCGAGTCGTCGAAGATTGGATGTAGAGA
This genomic window contains:
- the LOC100274196 gene encoding Bowman-Birk type bran trypsin inhibitor-like precursor, which encodes MAMGAASILLMMVSLETLLLAAGAGAGGTIRLSSDVGGVAADLVTAMARARARAKHQLRDEERPWGECCDLAVCVKTYPLTCSCFDRVERCSDACKECVETEDSRHVCVDRYRGDPGPRCHDEDGRSGGPADDDAGGQATPTAVMADDKKAGGGDDDKKKRPWKCCDVPICTRSWPPVCRCADTVERCASTCQHCEQVEEGGPRRYRCLDTHRGDPGPRCGDGEDDGGEWSPTPRLARGHRF
- the LOC100274196 gene encoding Bowman-Birk type bran trypsin inhibitor-like isoform X2, yielding MARARARAKHQLRDEERPWGECCDLAVCVKTYPLTCSCFDRVERCSDACKECVETEDSRHVCVDRYRGDPGPRCHDEDGRSGGPADDDAGGQATPTAVMADDKKAGGGDDDKKKRPWKCCDVPICTRSWPPVCRCADTVERCASTCQHCEQVEEGGPRRYRCLDTHRGDPGPRCGDGEDDGGEWSPTPRLARGHRF
- the LOC100274196 gene encoding Bowman-Birk type bran trypsin inhibitor-like isoform X1; the encoded protein is MAMGAASILLMMVSLETLLLAAGAGAGGTIRLSSDVGDLVTAMARARARAKHQLRDEERPWGECCDLAVCVKTYPLTCSCFDRVERCSDACKECVETEDSRHVCVDRYRGDPGPRCHDEDGRSGGPADDDAGGQATPTAVMADDKKAGGGDDDKKKRPWKCCDVPICTRSWPPVCRCADTVERCASTCQHCEQVEEGGPRRYRCLDTHRGDPGPRCGDGEDDGGEWSPTPRLARGHRF